The genomic segment TGACGCCAACTGTACCAAAATTCGGGAAAGCCATGCAGCAGCAAGACGAGTGGCGCATCGGGATCGCCTTCTAAGGCAACGTTCATTGTCAGGTCGCCAACGCGAATCGTCTCTGTATGGAAATCTGTTGGGGCGAGAATAGAATGTGCCATTAGGTGCAGCCTCCTCAAGAGGGGGAAGTATATAAACTGCACCGATTATAATGTGTTGGTCAGCACAAGGGGGAAACTATCCTGATATTGGATGAATAGTTTCTATGCAATGCTTGAAAGGGATGGGGGATCGGTGTACAGTTGCTACCCAATAGGCACGTCATGGATTTTAAGTTCAGGGTATGACTAGGCGACCACCCCAATACCGACGGCACGTTTACCAGATTGATAACCGCACTGGCTATAGCACCTACAACAGCCGTCTGCGTCCGCGACGCGGGCGTGGTGAGGGTGTTATGTGGGGTTGTTTGTTCCTCGGTGTGCTGCTGTGCGTCGGGATGTGCGCCCTCACCGTTGTTCTGACGCCAATTGCTTTTCGCCAGCTTTCTCCAGAGTGGCAAGATCGTGCTGCCCGCTATTTGCCCGTCTTGCGCGTCTTTTTGCCAACGGAAGTTCCCGGCGTTCAGGCGCTGCCCACCCTTGACCCCGCCCGTGCAACGGCTGCGGCTGGTTTCACCATTGATCTGGCGGGCGCTCCTATCGCCACCCTTGCCCCCGGCGTGACGCCTTCTGCGGTTCTGGGAGCAACCCCCATTGGGATGCCGGGGATCATCACCATGACGCCCGTCACCCGTCCCACGGCAACCACCGCCCCCCTTCCTGCAAATTTTTACGTCCCCAGGGCGAAACGGGTTGCCCAATTATGGAACAACTGCGGTCCGGCAAATTTAGTGCAGGCAATGTATGTTCTCGGCGTAGACACGCGCCAGGAAGACACTGCCGCCTGGCTGAAGCCAAACACCGATGATGCCAACGTCAGCCCCTGGCAAATGGCGCAATATGTCAACGAGCAAACTGGACTCCGCGCCCTTGTGCGCACAAACGGCTCTATCGACCTGATGAAGCGCTTGCTTTACGCCGGGGCGGGGGTGATTCTTGAGACAGGGTTAATCCACAAGGATGATGGCAGTTGGTTGGGGCATTACGTGACACTCGTTGGGTGGGACGATCTCAGTGCCTATTTCTTTGGCTTGGATACCTTTGAGGAAAATGGTTCTGATGGGCGCGGCGTGCGCGAAAA from the Anaerolineales bacterium genome contains:
- a CDS encoding C39 family peptidase, producing MTRRPPQYRRHVYQIDNRTGYSTYNSRLRPRRGRGEGVMWGCLFLGVLLCVGMCALTVVLTPIAFRQLSPEWQDRAARYLPVLRVFLPTEVPGVQALPTLDPARATAAAGFTIDLAGAPIATLAPGVTPSAVLGATPIGMPGIITMTPVTRPTATTAPLPANFYVPRAKRVAQLWNNCGPANLVQAMYVLGVDTRQEDTAAWLKPNTDDANVSPWQMAQYVNEQTGLRALVRTNGSIDLMKRLLYAGAGVILETGLIHKDDGSWLGHYVTLVGWDDLSAYFFGLDTFEENGSDGRGVRENYADLDQRWKHFNRVYLVIYPPEQATHIQDILGTAFDERQNHVEALEKAFLETQYNPNDMYAWFNIGTNLVALGRYEEAAIAYDKARYLGGGLPWRMMWYQFGPFKAYYMAGDYKTVLELANNVINSSKRIFIEEAYYYRGLASAAVGIRAQATSDLERTLQLNPNFAPAQSALAELRSGVIPVPETL